A genomic stretch from Flavobacterium sp. KS-LB2 includes:
- a CDS encoding rhodanese-like domain-containing protein, with the protein MFGIFKNMFSKKDTTQMEKLLKEGAFLVDVRTPAEFAEGHVQGSTNIPLDQIQNQLAQFKGKEPIIVFCRSGNRSGQAKLILEQNGFKNVTNGGTWMDVNEALHKS; encoded by the coding sequence ATGTTCGGAATTTTCAAAAATATGTTTTCAAAAAAAGATACAACACAAATGGAAAAATTATTAAAAGAAGGTGCGTTTTTGGTTGATGTTCGCACACCTGCAGAATTTGCAGAAGGTCATGTACAAGGATCTACCAATATTCCTTTGGATCAAATCCAAAACCAATTGGCTCAATTTAAAGGAAAAGAACCCATTATTGTTTTCTGCAGAAGCGGAAATAGAAGCGGTCAAGCCAAATTAATTTTGGAACAAAATGGCTTTAAAAATGTCACTAATGGTGGTACTTGGATGGATGTAAACGAAGCGTTGCATAAATCGTAA
- a CDS encoding MBL fold metallo-hydrolase, translating into MKIEQIYTGCLAQGAYYITSNGEAAIIDPLRETEPYMERLEKDGVKLKYIFETHFHADFVSGHLDLSKKTGAAIVYGPTATPEFEFISAKDNQEFTLGNVKIKVLHTPGHTMESTTYLLLDENGKEHAIFSGDTLFIGDVGRPDLAQKAAHLTQDQLAALLYHSLRDKVMTLPDEVIVYPAHGAGSACGKNMSKETVSTIGEQKATNYALRATMTEAEFIQEVTEGLLPPPAYFGMNVAMNKKGIESFENVFNNGMRAINASEFEAVAEETSALILDTRDNGAFAKGYVPQSINIGINGDFAPWVGALIADVKQPILIVTEAGFEEETVTRLTRVGFDNLIGHLEGGFEAWKKAGFEIDTVNRITAEQFATEVKIGESKIIDVRKESEYEAEHVDEAYSKPLAYINEWIKDINPDEHFYMHCAGGYRSMMAASILQARGYRNFTEIEGGFGAIGKTDVPKTDFVCQSKVLKQ; encoded by the coding sequence ATGAAAATAGAGCAAATATATACTGGATGTTTAGCACAAGGTGCTTATTATATTACTTCAAATGGTGAAGCTGCCATAATTGATCCACTCCGTGAAACTGAACCTTATATGGAAAGGTTAGAAAAAGACGGTGTAAAATTAAAATATATTTTCGAAACCCATTTCCATGCTGATTTTGTTTCGGGACACTTAGATCTAAGTAAAAAAACTGGTGCAGCAATCGTTTATGGTCCTACTGCTACACCTGAATTTGAATTTATTTCTGCCAAAGATAATCAAGAGTTTACGCTTGGTAATGTTAAGATAAAAGTGTTACACACGCCAGGTCATACTATGGAAAGTACCACGTATTTATTACTTGATGAAAACGGAAAAGAGCATGCTATTTTCTCTGGAGACACTTTATTTATTGGTGATGTTGGCCGACCAGATTTAGCGCAAAAAGCAGCACACTTGACTCAAGACCAGCTGGCTGCACTATTATATCATTCGTTAAGGGATAAAGTAATGACGCTACCTGATGAAGTCATTGTTTATCCAGCTCATGGTGCGGGTTCTGCTTGCGGAAAAAACATGAGTAAAGAAACGGTTTCAACCATTGGTGAACAAAAAGCAACTAATTATGCTTTGCGAGCTACTATGACAGAAGCCGAATTTATACAAGAAGTTACCGAAGGTTTATTACCTCCTCCAGCTTATTTTGGGATGAATGTTGCTATGAACAAAAAAGGAATTGAAAGCTTTGAAAATGTTTTCAATAACGGTATGAGAGCCATTAATGCATCCGAATTTGAAGCTGTAGCCGAAGAAACTAGCGCTCTAATCTTAGACACTAGAGATAATGGTGCTTTCGCAAAAGGATATGTCCCACAGTCCATAAACATTGGTATTAATGGCGATTTTGCTCCTTGGGTTGGTGCTTTAATTGCCGATGTGAAACAACCAATTTTAATAGTTACAGAAGCTGGATTTGAAGAAGAAACTGTAACTCGCTTAACCCGAGTTGGATTTGATAATTTAATAGGACATTTAGAAGGTGGTTTTGAAGCTTGGAAAAAAGCAGGTTTTGAAATCGATACTGTCAATCGCATCACAGCCGAACAATTTGCTACGGAAGTCAAAATTGGGGAAAGTAAAATAATCGATGTTCGTAAAGAAAGTGAGTATGAAGCAGAGCATGTAGATGAAGCCTACAGCAAACCATTAGCTTATATTAACGAATGGATAAAAGACATCAATCCAGATGAGCATTTTTACATGCATTGTGCCGGAGGGTATCGTAGCATGATGGCTGCATCGATTTTACAAGCACGAGGCTACAGAAACTTTACAGAAATAGAAGGTGGATTTGGGGCGATAGGCAAAACAGACGTTCCAAAAACTGATTTTGTTTGTCAAAGCAAAGTATTAAAACAATAA
- a CDS encoding sulfite exporter TauE/SafE family protein yields the protein MEYIGYFTSILIGVALGLIGGGGSILTVPVLVYLFAIEPVLATAYSLFIVGLTSAVGTVGYFKKGLVNIKTAIVFGIPSIIAVFTTRALIVPAIPKEVFFIGKFVITKNLLMMLLFAVIMIAASYSMIRKDKKITNEKPEEQKFNYPLILIEGAIVGVITGLVGAGGGFLIIPALVVLSKLPMKEAVGTSLVIIAAKSLIGFFGESGENGINWQFLLTISAFAIIGIFIGTALSKKINGDKLKPAFGWFVLVMGIYIITKELFLK from the coding sequence ATGGAATATATTGGTTATTTTACATCCATACTTATTGGCGTTGCATTAGGATTAATAGGTGGTGGTGGCAGTATTCTTACTGTACCTGTTTTAGTTTATTTATTCGCTATTGAACCCGTTTTAGCAACAGCGTATTCCTTATTTATTGTAGGACTTACAAGTGCTGTAGGAACTGTGGGCTATTTCAAAAAAGGATTAGTAAATATCAAAACAGCTATCGTTTTTGGGATTCCATCAATTATTGCTGTTTTTACTACAAGAGCCTTAATCGTTCCTGCAATTCCAAAAGAGGTGTTTTTTATAGGGAAATTTGTAATTACAAAAAACCTACTAATGATGTTGCTTTTTGCAGTAATTATGATTGCCGCATCGTATAGTATGATTCGAAAAGACAAAAAAATTACAAACGAAAAACCCGAAGAACAAAAATTCAATTATCCACTTATCCTTATCGAAGGAGCAATTGTTGGCGTAATAACAGGATTAGTAGGAGCTGGTGGTGGTTTCTTAATTATTCCTGCATTAGTTGTATTAAGCAAACTCCCAATGAAAGAAGCAGTTGGAACATCATTAGTTATTATTGCTGCAAAATCATTAATTGGTTTCTTTGGCGAAAGCGGAGAAAATGGAATTAATTGGCAATTTCTACTTACCATTTCAGCATTTGCAATTATTGGAATTTTTATTGGAACCGCACTATCAAAAAAAATAAATGGAGACAAACTAAAACCCGCATTTGGTTGGTTTGTTTTGGTCATGGGAATTTATATTATCACCAAAGAGCTTTTTTTAAAATAA
- a CDS encoding EamA family transporter, producing the protein MKLKPINIPPLPAVLLAIISVQSGAAIAKGLFPAIGAAGTASLRIGISALLLWAVYRPNLKKITANQWKLVIPYGLSLGAMNLIFYLSIERIPIGLAVTLEFIGPLLVAVLGSKRIIDFFWVLLAAAGIVLIAPWYNDGIDILGVLFALLAGALWAAYIVLGGKISKIMKGGDAVTIGMLFASLLIVPFGILSNGLSNLTPPLLGLGIALALLSSAIPFTLEMKALGQLPARTFSILMSLEPAAASICAFIFLQEILTFNEILAVVFVIIASAGSTITSKNPEH; encoded by the coding sequence ATGAAACTTAAACCAATCAACATTCCTCCATTACCTGCTGTACTTTTAGCTATAATAAGTGTACAATCTGGGGCGGCAATCGCGAAAGGTCTTTTCCCTGCTATTGGTGCTGCGGGAACTGCATCCTTGAGAATTGGTATTTCAGCATTACTATTATGGGCCGTTTACAGACCAAACCTAAAAAAAATAACTGCTAATCAATGGAAATTAGTAATTCCATACGGATTGTCGTTAGGTGCAATGAATTTGATTTTTTACCTTTCAATTGAGAGAATTCCCATTGGACTTGCTGTAACACTAGAATTTATTGGTCCTTTATTAGTAGCTGTTCTGGGTTCAAAACGCATAATAGATTTTTTTTGGGTACTACTTGCGGCAGCTGGAATCGTTTTGATTGCTCCGTGGTACAATGATGGAATAGATATTCTAGGGGTATTGTTTGCTCTTTTGGCTGGTGCACTTTGGGCAGCTTATATCGTCTTGGGAGGAAAAATTTCAAAAATAATGAAAGGCGGAGATGCTGTTACCATCGGAATGCTCTTTGCTTCCCTATTAATTGTTCCTTTTGGAATTCTAAGCAATGGCCTTAGTAACCTAACTCCTCCTCTTTTAGGTTTAGGTATCGCGCTTGCGTTATTATCCAGTGCAATTCCGTTTACATTAGAAATGAAAGCTCTAGGGCAGCTTCCTGCACGAACCTTCAGTATTTTGATGAGTTTAGAACCTGCTGCTGCATCCATTTGCGCTTTTATTTTTTTACAAGAAATCCTAACTTTCAACGAAATTTTAGCTGTTGTTTTTGTTATTATCGCTTCTGCAGGGTCAACAATTACATCAAAAAATCCAGAACATTAA
- a CDS encoding NAD(P)-dependent alcohol dehydrogenase, producing the protein METTNVKAYGTVAADAPLKQMDIQRRNATENDIEIEILYCGVCHSDLHTAKNDWGFTAYPAVPGHEIVGKVTKIGNKVTKLKVGDFAAVGCLVDSCKTCDNCKQDLEQYCSNGWVGTYNGPDKYLGGMTFGGYSEKVVVNEEFVLKVPANLDLAATAPLLCAGITTWSPLRHWKVGKGSKVAVVGLGGLGHMAIKLAKGLGAEVTLFSRTPDKEKDALELGADSVVISTDEAHMNAVNGKFDLIIDTVPYVHDINPYVGTLNTNGTLVLVGYLGGLEPILNTVPMIMGRKSVAGSLIGGIAETQEMLDFCGEHNIVSEIEIIKMQDINEAYERMLKSDVRYRFVIDMASLKS; encoded by the coding sequence ATGGAAACCACAAATGTAAAAGCTTACGGTACGGTAGCGGCTGATGCGCCATTGAAACAAATGGATATTCAACGTAGAAATGCTACTGAAAATGATATTGAAATCGAGATTTTGTATTGCGGTGTTTGTCACTCTGATTTACACACTGCTAAAAATGATTGGGGATTTACAGCTTATCCAGCAGTTCCTGGTCATGAAATCGTAGGAAAAGTAACCAAAATAGGAAACAAAGTCACTAAACTAAAAGTAGGAGATTTTGCTGCTGTAGGTTGTTTAGTCGATTCTTGTAAAACGTGTGATAATTGCAAACAAGATTTGGAACAGTATTGTTCTAATGGATGGGTTGGCACTTATAATGGTCCCGACAAATATTTAGGCGGAATGACTTTTGGTGGCTATTCTGAAAAAGTAGTAGTCAACGAAGAATTCGTTTTAAAAGTACCCGCTAATCTTGACTTGGCTGCAACTGCACCTTTATTGTGTGCAGGAATCACGACTTGGTCACCACTACGCCACTGGAAAGTTGGGAAAGGAAGTAAAGTTGCCGTTGTAGGTTTAGGCGGATTGGGACATATGGCTATAAAACTAGCGAAAGGTTTGGGTGCCGAAGTCACTCTTTTCTCCAGAACACCAGATAAGGAAAAAGATGCATTAGAACTGGGTGCGGACTCGGTTGTAATTTCAACTGATGAAGCGCATATGAATGCTGTAAACGGAAAATTTGATTTAATCATTGATACCGTTCCGTATGTGCATGATATAAATCCGTATGTGGGAACTTTAAATACGAATGGAACTTTGGTTTTAGTCGGTTATTTAGGTGGTTTAGAACCTATTTTGAATACTGTTCCTATGATCATGGGGAGAAAATCAGTAGCGGGTTCCCTAATTGGTGGAATTGCAGAAACGCAGGAAATGCTTGATTTTTGTGGAGAGCATAACATTGTATCTGAAATTGAAATAATCAAGATGCAGGATATTAACGAAGCCTACGAAAGAATGCTGAAAAGTGATGTTCGATACCGTTTTGTAATTGATATGGCTTCGCTAAAAAGCTAA
- a CDS encoding NADH:flavin oxidoreductase → MNTNSLFTPFNLKTLHLKNRIVMAPMTRSFSPNGIPTDTVAAYYQKRAEGQVGLILSEGTVINRPSSSNDANVPHFYGAQSLAGWQQVIDGVHTAGGQMGPQLWHMGIMDNHHSGWVPPVPFEGPSGLNRPGFSNGTTMTTNDIENTIIAFGKAAADAKRLGFDCIEIHGAHDYLIDQFFWDATNLRTDLYGGKTLAERTRFAVEVIKEIRKQVGEEFAVIMRLSQFKPSDYNFKLAKTPQEMEAWLSPLIDAGVDILHCSQRRFWEPEFEDNDLNFAGWAKKITGKPTITVGSVGLSGDFFGAFTGESSQPTSLDELTRRLDRGDFDLVAVGRPLLSDPNWVAKIKAGENNQLKGFSKEALSELILE, encoded by the coding sequence ATGAATACAAATAGTTTATTTACACCCTTCAACTTGAAGACATTACATCTTAAAAACAGAATTGTAATGGCCCCTATGACTCGCTCTTTTTCTCCAAATGGTATACCAACAGATACAGTAGCAGCTTACTATCAAAAAAGAGCTGAAGGTCAAGTGGGTTTAATTTTATCTGAAGGAACAGTAATTAATAGGCCTTCATCATCAAATGATGCTAATGTTCCTCACTTTTATGGAGCACAATCTTTGGCAGGATGGCAACAAGTAATTGATGGTGTGCATACCGCAGGTGGACAAATGGGACCACAATTATGGCACATGGGAATTATGGACAACCACCATTCCGGTTGGGTGCCACCAGTACCTTTCGAAGGACCGTCAGGACTAAACAGACCGGGTTTTAGCAATGGTACCACGATGACAACAAATGATATCGAAAATACTATTATAGCTTTTGGAAAGGCTGCAGCTGATGCCAAAAGATTAGGTTTTGACTGTATCGAAATACATGGTGCTCACGATTATCTGATTGACCAATTTTTCTGGGATGCGACAAATCTACGTACCGATCTTTACGGTGGTAAAACTTTAGCAGAACGCACTCGTTTTGCCGTAGAAGTGATTAAAGAAATTAGAAAACAAGTAGGGGAAGAATTTGCCGTAATCATGAGACTTTCTCAGTTCAAGCCATCGGATTACAACTTCAAACTGGCAAAAACACCTCAAGAAATGGAAGCTTGGCTTAGTCCTTTGATTGATGCTGGTGTTGATATACTACATTGTTCACAGCGCCGTTTTTGGGAACCGGAATTTGAAGATAATGACCTTAATTTTGCAGGATGGGCTAAAAAAATCACTGGAAAACCAACTATCACAGTAGGTTCTGTTGGACTTTCAGGAGATTTCTTCGGAGCTTTTACAGGCGAAAGTTCTCAACCTACGTCTTTGGATGAATTAACAAGACGTTTAGACAGAGGTGATTTTGATCTTGTAGCAGTAGGAAGACCCCTTTTATCAGATCCGAATTGGGTAGCGAAAATAAAAGCAGGAGAAAATAACCAATTAAAAGGCTTTAGCAAAGAAGCTTTAAGTGAATTAATATTAGAATAA
- a CDS encoding ArsR/SmtB family transcription factor has product MDQIELFKALSNKSRLQMLEWLKEPEKNFPEQVVVGFEHGVCVGQIQAKAGLTQSTVSEYLSILQRAGFIESTRVGQWTYYKRNEKAFTALSKIIESNL; this is encoded by the coding sequence ATGGATCAAATAGAACTATTTAAAGCCTTATCAAACAAGTCCAGATTACAAATGCTGGAATGGTTAAAAGAACCGGAAAAAAATTTTCCGGAGCAAGTAGTGGTTGGTTTTGAGCACGGAGTTTGCGTAGGACAAATTCAAGCCAAAGCGGGACTCACCCAATCAACCGTTTCAGAATATCTATCAATTCTTCAACGTGCCGGATTTATAGAATCTACACGTGTTGGACAATGGACCTATTACAAACGCAACGAAAAAGCATTTACAGCACTCAGTAAAATAATTGAATCTAATCTATAA
- a CDS encoding YeiH family protein: MSQKIKQFTIHEDWTVVLLGFLIIGLSLFVFLPSVPVFKWNSGADLLHDVLNLSNLQVILWQFLYLISVGSLGALMTGKSVKNFLLGFPAVYILTVIALIIAGNSTIKGLNLEAVIFSLIIGLFIGNFFMLPEWFRTALSTEIFVKIGLVLLGTSVIFSDILKAGSLGLIQALIVVLSVWYFAFWLCKKLKVDDELTMMISSAVSICGVSAAIATSGAIKGDSKKLSYVISMVLVTAIPMMIFMPIIAKYFNFPEEVTGAWLGGSIDTSGAVVASGSLVGETALKISTIVKFSQNVLLGLAAFAISVYWTYRQNTADDATVSKPTLKVIWERFPKFVIGFIVASLLFSFLLTADVRDEVKDGLKNLQGIWFALAFTSIGLETNFKDLFSKNSKKPLYAFLIAQLFNIIITLIIAFILFGE, from the coding sequence ATGTCACAAAAAATAAAGCAATTTACAATTCATGAAGACTGGACGGTAGTACTTTTAGGTTTCCTCATTATTGGGCTATCTCTTTTTGTTTTTCTACCTTCGGTTCCTGTTTTTAAGTGGAATAGCGGAGCTGATTTATTACATGATGTATTGAATTTAAGTAATTTACAAGTCATTCTTTGGCAATTTTTATATCTTATTTCCGTAGGGAGTTTAGGTGCTTTAATGACAGGAAAGTCGGTGAAAAATTTCTTATTGGGTTTTCCGGCGGTTTATATATTGACAGTTATTGCGTTGATTATTGCGGGAAACAGTACAATAAAAGGGCTCAATTTAGAGGCTGTAATTTTTAGTTTGATTATTGGTTTGTTTATAGGTAACTTTTTTATGCTACCAGAATGGTTTCGAACAGCCCTATCTACAGAAATTTTTGTAAAAATTGGATTGGTGTTATTAGGGACTAGTGTCATATTTTCAGATATTCTTAAAGCAGGTTCTTTAGGGCTTATTCAAGCTTTGATAGTCGTATTGTCGGTTTGGTATTTTGCTTTTTGGTTGTGTAAAAAACTAAAAGTAGATGACGAGTTAACGATGATGATATCCAGCGCAGTTTCTATTTGCGGAGTTTCGGCTGCTATTGCTACTTCTGGCGCCATTAAAGGTGACTCAAAGAAACTTTCGTATGTAATCTCGATGGTTTTAGTAACCGCTATTCCCATGATGATTTTTATGCCAATTATTGCTAAGTATTTTAATTTTCCAGAGGAAGTTACGGGTGCTTGGTTGGGTGGTAGTATTGATACTTCGGGAGCAGTTGTAGCTTCTGGTTCGTTGGTGGGTGAAACGGCTTTGAAAATAAGTACGATTGTTAAATTTTCTCAGAATGTATTATTGGGTTTAGCCGCTTTTGCAATTTCTGTTTATTGGACTTACCGTCAAAATACAGCTGATGACGCTACTGTGTCTAAACCAACTTTAAAAGTGATTTGGGAACGTTTTCCAAAATTTGTTATTGGATTTATTGTTGCTTCTTTACTTTTTTCTTTTTTGCTTACTGCTGATGTTCGCGATGAGGTGAAAGATGGATTAAAGAATTTACAAGGGATTTGGTTTGCTTTGGCTTTTACAAGCATTGGTTTAGAAACTAATTTCAAAGATTTGTTTAGTAAAAACAGCAAAAAGCCACTTTATGCTTTCTTAATTGCGCAGTTATTTAATATCATTATCACTCTAATTATTGCCTTTATTTTGTTTGGAGAATGA
- a CDS encoding efflux RND transporter periplasmic adaptor subunit produces MNKILVFTGLIAVLCLTSCTTKKQEKEEETKFVVTNPIKIDTSFTKQYVSQIRSVRNIEIRAQEKGFLQNIYVDEGQFVRKGQLLFRIMPGMYQAELLKAKAEAKGAEIELQNARMLADKNIVSKNEQALAQAKLEQARAEVALAKLHLSFTEIRAPFDGTIDRIPKKLGSLIDEGELLTSLSDNSQMFAYFNVSEPEYLDYQTNIKDRANTNVSLLLANNELFKSKGNVEVIESEFNNETGNIAFRARFPNTNKLLRHGETGSVQMLVPLKNAIVIPQKATYEIQDKNYVFVVNKNNVLESKEITITGEIPDLYVISTGITENDKILLEGIQKVKDNEKIKYDYVSPKEVISHLRVKAE; encoded by the coding sequence ATGAATAAAATACTCGTGTTCACGGGCTTAATTGCCGTATTGTGCCTTACTAGCTGTACAACTAAAAAACAAGAAAAAGAAGAAGAAACAAAATTTGTTGTTACCAATCCTATAAAAATTGATACTTCATTTACCAAGCAATATGTTTCACAAATTCGTTCTGTTCGAAATATCGAAATCCGAGCTCAAGAAAAAGGATTCCTACAAAATATTTATGTTGACGAAGGCCAGTTTGTAAGAAAAGGCCAGCTTTTGTTTAGAATTATGCCGGGAATGTATCAGGCAGAATTGCTTAAAGCAAAAGCCGAAGCCAAAGGAGCTGAGATTGAATTGCAAAATGCAAGAATGCTGGCAGATAAAAATATAGTCTCCAAAAATGAACAAGCATTGGCTCAAGCCAAATTAGAGCAGGCGAGAGCCGAAGTTGCTTTAGCAAAACTTCATTTGTCATTTACCGAAATCAGAGCGCCCTTCGACGGGACTATTGACCGTATACCTAAAAAATTAGGCAGTCTAATCGATGAAGGGGAATTGTTAACGAGTCTTTCTGATAACAGTCAGATGTTTGCCTATTTTAACGTTTCAGAACCAGAATATTTAGACTATCAAACAAACATAAAAGACCGCGCAAATACTAATGTCAGCTTGCTTTTGGCAAATAATGAACTCTTTAAATCAAAAGGAAATGTTGAGGTTATTGAAAGTGAGTTTAACAACGAAACAGGGAATATTGCTTTCAGAGCACGATTCCCAAACACTAATAAATTATTGAGACACGGAGAAACGGGATCGGTTCAAATGCTAGTTCCGCTAAAAAATGCTATTGTAATTCCACAGAAAGCGACTTATGAAATTCAAGATAAAAATTATGTTTTTGTAGTCAACAAAAACAATGTCTTAGAATCAAAGGAAATTACGATAACTGGAGAAATTCCAGATTTGTATGTTATTTCAACTGGGATTACCGAAAATGATAAAATTTTACTAGAAGGTATTCAGAAAGTAAAGGATAATGAAAAAATCAAGTACGATTATGTATCACCTAAAGAAGTTATTAGCCATTTACGAGTAAAAGCAGAATAG